The proteins below come from a single Microtus ochrogaster isolate Prairie Vole_2 chromosome 8, MicOch1.0, whole genome shotgun sequence genomic window:
- the Prrt2 gene encoding proline-rich transmembrane protein 2: MAASSSEVPEMKGVEDSSKTQREGPDHSETGLGPAQVVAEIPVQPEALQPGPGITAAPVDSGPKAELDPETTETPVEAPETAQATDLSLNPGEESKASPSPSEACQEPAPKPDAKKEAAAEQGSEPQSAAPPESVSEPAFQSDPQPAPQPSPKLPLQPEAPTQEDPTPEILTESIGEKQENGAVVPLQAGDGEEGPAPEPHSPPSTKTPPANGAPPRVLQKLVEEDRIGRAHSGHPGSPRGSLSRHPSSQLAGPGVEGGDGTQKPRDYIILAILSCFCPMWPVNIVAFAYAVMSRNSLQQGDVDGAQRLGRVAKLLSIVALVGGVLIIIASCVINLGVYK, translated from the exons ATGGCAGCCAGCAGCTCTGAGGTCCCTGAAATGAAGGGGGTAGAAGATAGTTCCAAGACCCAGAGAGAAGGACCTGACCATTCTGAAACTGGACTAGGTCCTGCCCAGGTTGTAGCAGAGATTCCAGTCCAGCCAGAGGCCCTTCAGCCAGGCCCAGGTATCACTGCAGCCCCTGTGGACTCAGGGCCTAAGGCTGAGCTGGACCCAGAAACCACAGAGACCCCAGTTGAGGCCCCCGAAACAGCCCAGGCCACAGACCTCAGCTTAAACCCAGGAGAAGAATCCAaggccagccccagccccagcgaGGCATGCCAAGAGCCAGCACCCAAACCAGATGCGAAGAAAGAAGCCGCAGCAGAGCAGGGGTCTGAGCCACAGTCTGCAGCCCCTCCTGAGTCAGTCTCAGAGCCCGCTTTCCAGTCAGACCCtcagccagctccccagccttcTCCTAAACTACCCCTTCAGCCAGAGGCCCCCACCCAAGAGGACCCTACCCCTGAGATCCTGACAGAAAGTATAggggaaaagcaagaaaatggagCAGTGGTTCCCCTTCAGGCTGGTGATGGGGAAGAGGGTCCAGCCCCTGAGCCTCACTCGCCACCCTCAACTAAAACACCACCAGCCAATGGGGCTCCCCCTCGTGTGCTGCAGAAGCTGGTCGAGGAGGACAGAATAGGAAGGGCTCATAGTGGGCACCCAGGATCTCCACGAGGTAGCCTGAGCCGccatcccagctcccagctggcAGGGCCTGGGGTGGAAGGGGGTGATGGCACCCAGAAACCCCGGGACTACATCATCCTTGCCATCCTGTCCTGCTTCTGCCCCATGTGGCCTGTCAACATTGTGGCCTTCGCTTATGCCGTCATG TCCCGGAACAGCCTGCAACAGGGAGACGTGGATGGGGCTCAACGTCTGGGCCGAGTAGCCAAGCTCTTAAGCATCGTGGCGCTGGTGGGGGGGGTCCTCATCATCATCGCCTCCTGCGTCATCAACTTGGGCG TGTATAAGTGA
- the Maz gene encoding myc-associated zinc finger protein isoform X1 — MFPVFPCTLLAPPFPVLGLDSRGVGGLMNSFPPPQGHAQNPLQVGAELQSRFFASQGCAQSPFQAAPAPPPTPQAPAAEPLQVDLLPVLAAAQESAAAAAAAAAAAAAVVTAPPAPAAASTVDTAALKQPPAPPPPPPAVSAPAAEAAPPAAAATIAAAAAAATAVVAPTSTVAVAPVASVLEKKTKSKGPYICALCAKEFKNGYNLRRHEAIHTGAKAGRVPSGAMKMPTMVPLSLLSVPQLSGASGGGGEAGAGGGTAAVAPGGVVTTTASGKRIRKNHACEMCGKAFRDVYHLNRHKLSHSDEKPYQCPVCQQRFKRKDRMSYHVRSHDGAVHKPYNCSHCGKSFSRPDHLNSHVRQVHSTERPFKCEKCEAAFATKDRLRAHTVRHEEKVPCHVCGKMLSSAYISDHMKVHSQGPHHVCELCNKGFTTAAYLRIHAVKDHGLQAPRADRILCKLCSVHCKTPAQLAGHMQTHLGGAAPPIPGDAPQPQPTC; from the exons ATGTTCCCCGTGTTCCCTTGCACGCTGCTGGCCCCCCCCTTCCCCGTGCTGGGCCTGGACTCCCGGGGGGTGGGCGGCCTCATGAACTCCTTCCCGCCACCTCAGGGTCACGCCCAGAACCCCCTGCAGGTCGGGGCTGAGCTCCAGTCCCGCTTCTTTGCCTCCCAGGGCTGCGCCCAGAGTCCATTCCAG GCCGCACCGGCGCCCCCACCCACGCCCCAGGCCCCGGCGGCCGAGCCCCTCCAAGTGGACTTGCTCCCGGTTCTCGCCGCTGCGCAGGAATCGGCCGCGGCGGCTGCagccgcggcggcggcggccgctGCAGTGGTTACTGCACCCCCAGCCCCTGCTGCCGCCTCCACCGTGGACACAGCGGCCCTGAAGCAGCCTCCGGCGCCTCCTCCGCCACCCCCTGCCGTCTCCGCACCCGCCGCCGAAGCCGCGCCCCCCGCCGCGGCCGCCACCatcgccgctgccgccgccgcagCCACCGCTGTCGTCGCCCCAACCTCTACAGTCGCTGTGGCCCCTGTTGCGTCTGTCTtggagaagaagacaaagagcaAGGGGCCCTACATTTGCGCCCTGTGCGCCAAGGAGTTCAAGAACGGCTACAACCTCCGGAGGCACGAAGCCATCCACACAGGAGCCAAGGCTGGCCGGGTCCCTTCGGGTGCTATGAAGATGCCCACCATGGTGCCCCTGAGCCTCTTGAGCGTGCCCCAGCTGAGCGGGGccagcgggggagggggagaagccgGGGCTGGCGGAGGCACAGCCGCCGTGGCGCCCGGTGGCGTTGTGACCACGACTGCCTCTGGAAAGCGCATCCGGAAGAATCACGCCTGCGAGATGTGCGGCAAGGCCTTCCGCGACGTCTACCACCTGAACCGACATAAGCTGTCGCACTCGGACGAGAAGCCCTACCAGTGCCCTGTGTGCCAGCAGCGCTTCAAGCGCAAGGACCGCATGAGTTACCACGTGCGCTCACATGACGGCGCTGTGCACAAGCCCTACAACTGCTCCCACTGTGGCAAGAGCTTCTCCCG GCCGGATCACCTCAACAGTCACGTCAGACAAGTGCACTCAACAGAGCGGCCCTTCAAATGTGAG AAATGTGAGGCAGCTTTTGCAACGAAGGATCGACTCCGGGCGCACACAGTACGACACGAGGAGAAGGTGCCATGTCATGTGTGTGGCAAGATGCTGAGCTCGGCTTATATTTCGGACCACATGAAGGTGCACAGCCAAGGCCCTCACCATGTCTGTGAGCTCTGCAACAAAG GCTTCACCACAGCAGCATACCTGCGCATCCACGCGGTGAAGGACCATGGGCTCCAGGCCCCGCGGGCTGACCGCATCCTGTGCAAACTGTGCAGCGTGCACTGCAAGACCCCTGCCCAGCTGGCCGGCCACATGCAGACCCATCTGGGGGGGGCCGCCCCTCCTATCCCGGGAGATGCCCCCCAGCCACAGCCTACCTGCTGA
- the Maz gene encoding myc-associated zinc finger protein isoform X4, translating to MDPSNWSSFIFQGHAQNPLQVGAELQSRFFASQGCAQSPFQAAPAPPPTPQAPAAEPLQVDLLPVLAAAQESAAAAAAAAAAAAAVVTAPPAPAAASTVDTAALKQPPAPPPPPPAVSAPAAEAAPPAAAATIAAAAAAATAVVAPTSTVAVAPVASVLEKKTKSKGPYICALCAKEFKNGYNLRRHEAIHTGAKAGRVPSGAMKMPTMVPLSLLSVPQLSGASGGGGEAGAGGGTAAVAPGGVVTTTASGKRIRKNHACEMCGKAFRDVYHLNRHKLSHSDEKPYQCPVCQQRFKRKDRMSYHVRSHDGAVHKPYNCSHCGKSFSRPDHLNSHVRQVHSTERPFKCEKCEAAFATKDRLRAHTVRHEEKVPCHVCGKMLSSAYISDHMKVHSQGPHHVCELCNKGTGEVCPMAAAAAAAAAAAAAAVAAPPTAVGSLSGAEGVPVSSQPLPSQPW from the exons ATGGATCCCAGCAACTGGAGCAGCTTCATCTTCCAG GGTCACGCCCAGAACCCCCTGCAGGTCGGGGCTGAGCTCCAGTCCCGCTTCTTTGCCTCCCAGGGCTGCGCCCAGAGTCCATTCCAG GCCGCACCGGCGCCCCCACCCACGCCCCAGGCCCCGGCGGCCGAGCCCCTCCAAGTGGACTTGCTCCCGGTTCTCGCCGCTGCGCAGGAATCGGCCGCGGCGGCTGCagccgcggcggcggcggccgctGCAGTGGTTACTGCACCCCCAGCCCCTGCTGCCGCCTCCACCGTGGACACAGCGGCCCTGAAGCAGCCTCCGGCGCCTCCTCCGCCACCCCCTGCCGTCTCCGCACCCGCCGCCGAAGCCGCGCCCCCCGCCGCGGCCGCCACCatcgccgctgccgccgccgcagCCACCGCTGTCGTCGCCCCAACCTCTACAGTCGCTGTGGCCCCTGTTGCGTCTGTCTtggagaagaagacaaagagcaAGGGGCCCTACATTTGCGCCCTGTGCGCCAAGGAGTTCAAGAACGGCTACAACCTCCGGAGGCACGAAGCCATCCACACAGGAGCCAAGGCTGGCCGGGTCCCTTCGGGTGCTATGAAGATGCCCACCATGGTGCCCCTGAGCCTCTTGAGCGTGCCCCAGCTGAGCGGGGccagcgggggagggggagaagccgGGGCTGGCGGAGGCACAGCCGCCGTGGCGCCCGGTGGCGTTGTGACCACGACTGCCTCTGGAAAGCGCATCCGGAAGAATCACGCCTGCGAGATGTGCGGCAAGGCCTTCCGCGACGTCTACCACCTGAACCGACATAAGCTGTCGCACTCGGACGAGAAGCCCTACCAGTGCCCTGTGTGCCAGCAGCGCTTCAAGCGCAAGGACCGCATGAGTTACCACGTGCGCTCACATGACGGCGCTGTGCACAAGCCCTACAACTGCTCCCACTGTGGCAAGAGCTTCTCCCG GCCGGATCACCTCAACAGTCACGTCAGACAAGTGCACTCAACAGAGCGGCCCTTCAAATGTGAG AAATGTGAGGCAGCTTTTGCAACGAAGGATCGACTCCGGGCGCACACAGTACGACACGAGGAGAAGGTGCCATGTCATGTGTGTGGCAAGATGCTGAGCTCGGCTTATATTTCGGACCACATGAAGGTGCACAGCCAAGGCCCTCACCATGTCTGTGAGCTCTGCAACAAAG GTACTGGTGAGGTTTGTCCaatggcggcggcggcggcggcggcagcagcagcagcagcagcagcagtggcagcccCTCCTACAGCTGTGGGCTCCCTCTCTGGGGCAGAGGGGGTACCAGTGAGCTCTCAGCCACTTCCCTCCCagccctggtga
- the Maz gene encoding myc-associated zinc finger protein isoform X3, whose protein sequence is MDPSNWSSFIFQGHAQNPLQVGAELQSRFFASQGCAQSPFQAAPAPPPTPQAPAAEPLQVDLLPVLAAAQESAAAAAAAAAAAAAVVTAPPAPAAASTVDTAALKQPPAPPPPPPAVSAPAAEAAPPAAAATIAAAAAAATAVVAPTSTVAVAPVASVLEKKTKSKGPYICALCAKEFKNGYNLRRHEAIHTGAKAGRVPSGAMKMPTMVPLSLLSVPQLSGASGGGGEAGAGGGTAAVAPGGVVTTTASGKRIRKNHACEMCGKAFRDVYHLNRHKLSHSDEKPYQCPVCQQRFKRKDRMSYHVRSHDGAVHKPYNCSHCGKSFSRPDHLNSHVRQVHSTERPFKCEKCEAAFATKDRLRAHTVRHEEKVPCHVCGKMLSSAYISDHMKVHSQGPHHVCELCNKGFTTAAYLRIHAVKDHGLQAPRADRILCKLCSVHCKTPAQLAGHMQTHLGGAAPPIPGDAPQPQPTC, encoded by the exons ATGGATCCCAGCAACTGGAGCAGCTTCATCTTCCAG GGTCACGCCCAGAACCCCCTGCAGGTCGGGGCTGAGCTCCAGTCCCGCTTCTTTGCCTCCCAGGGCTGCGCCCAGAGTCCATTCCAG GCCGCACCGGCGCCCCCACCCACGCCCCAGGCCCCGGCGGCCGAGCCCCTCCAAGTGGACTTGCTCCCGGTTCTCGCCGCTGCGCAGGAATCGGCCGCGGCGGCTGCagccgcggcggcggcggccgctGCAGTGGTTACTGCACCCCCAGCCCCTGCTGCCGCCTCCACCGTGGACACAGCGGCCCTGAAGCAGCCTCCGGCGCCTCCTCCGCCACCCCCTGCCGTCTCCGCACCCGCCGCCGAAGCCGCGCCCCCCGCCGCGGCCGCCACCatcgccgctgccgccgccgcagCCACCGCTGTCGTCGCCCCAACCTCTACAGTCGCTGTGGCCCCTGTTGCGTCTGTCTtggagaagaagacaaagagcaAGGGGCCCTACATTTGCGCCCTGTGCGCCAAGGAGTTCAAGAACGGCTACAACCTCCGGAGGCACGAAGCCATCCACACAGGAGCCAAGGCTGGCCGGGTCCCTTCGGGTGCTATGAAGATGCCCACCATGGTGCCCCTGAGCCTCTTGAGCGTGCCCCAGCTGAGCGGGGccagcgggggagggggagaagccgGGGCTGGCGGAGGCACAGCCGCCGTGGCGCCCGGTGGCGTTGTGACCACGACTGCCTCTGGAAAGCGCATCCGGAAGAATCACGCCTGCGAGATGTGCGGCAAGGCCTTCCGCGACGTCTACCACCTGAACCGACATAAGCTGTCGCACTCGGACGAGAAGCCCTACCAGTGCCCTGTGTGCCAGCAGCGCTTCAAGCGCAAGGACCGCATGAGTTACCACGTGCGCTCACATGACGGCGCTGTGCACAAGCCCTACAACTGCTCCCACTGTGGCAAGAGCTTCTCCCG GCCGGATCACCTCAACAGTCACGTCAGACAAGTGCACTCAACAGAGCGGCCCTTCAAATGTGAG AAATGTGAGGCAGCTTTTGCAACGAAGGATCGACTCCGGGCGCACACAGTACGACACGAGGAGAAGGTGCCATGTCATGTGTGTGGCAAGATGCTGAGCTCGGCTTATATTTCGGACCACATGAAGGTGCACAGCCAAGGCCCTCACCATGTCTGTGAGCTCTGCAACAAAG GCTTCACCACAGCAGCATACCTGCGCATCCACGCGGTGAAGGACCATGGGCTCCAGGCCCCGCGGGCTGACCGCATCCTGTGCAAACTGTGCAGCGTGCACTGCAAGACCCCTGCCCAGCTGGCCGGCCACATGCAGACCCATCTGGGGGGGGCCGCCCCTCCTATCCCGGGAGATGCCCCCCAGCCACAGCCTACCTGCTGA
- the Maz gene encoding myc-associated zinc finger protein isoform X2 yields the protein MFPVFPCTLLAPPFPVLGLDSRGVGGLMNSFPPPQGHAQNPLQVGAELQSRFFASQGCAQSPFQAAPAPPPTPQAPAAEPLQVDLLPVLAAAQESAAAAAAAAAAAAAVVTAPPAPAAASTVDTAALKQPPAPPPPPPAVSAPAAEAAPPAAAATIAAAAAAATAVVAPTSTVAVAPVASVLEKKTKSKGPYICALCAKEFKNGYNLRRHEAIHTGAKAGRVPSGAMKMPTMVPLSLLSVPQLSGASGGGGEAGAGGGTAAVAPGGVVTTTASGKRIRKNHACEMCGKAFRDVYHLNRHKLSHSDEKPYQCPVCQQRFKRKDRMSYHVRSHDGAVHKPYNCSHCGKSFSRPDHLNSHVRQVHSTERPFKCEKCEAAFATKDRLRAHTVRHEEKVPCHVCGKMLSSAYISDHMKVHSQGPHHVCELCNKGTGEVCPMAAAAAAAAAAAAAAVAAPPTAVGSLSGAEGVPVSSQPLPSQPW from the exons ATGTTCCCCGTGTTCCCTTGCACGCTGCTGGCCCCCCCCTTCCCCGTGCTGGGCCTGGACTCCCGGGGGGTGGGCGGCCTCATGAACTCCTTCCCGCCACCTCAGGGTCACGCCCAGAACCCCCTGCAGGTCGGGGCTGAGCTCCAGTCCCGCTTCTTTGCCTCCCAGGGCTGCGCCCAGAGTCCATTCCAG GCCGCACCGGCGCCCCCACCCACGCCCCAGGCCCCGGCGGCCGAGCCCCTCCAAGTGGACTTGCTCCCGGTTCTCGCCGCTGCGCAGGAATCGGCCGCGGCGGCTGCagccgcggcggcggcggccgctGCAGTGGTTACTGCACCCCCAGCCCCTGCTGCCGCCTCCACCGTGGACACAGCGGCCCTGAAGCAGCCTCCGGCGCCTCCTCCGCCACCCCCTGCCGTCTCCGCACCCGCCGCCGAAGCCGCGCCCCCCGCCGCGGCCGCCACCatcgccgctgccgccgccgcagCCACCGCTGTCGTCGCCCCAACCTCTACAGTCGCTGTGGCCCCTGTTGCGTCTGTCTtggagaagaagacaaagagcaAGGGGCCCTACATTTGCGCCCTGTGCGCCAAGGAGTTCAAGAACGGCTACAACCTCCGGAGGCACGAAGCCATCCACACAGGAGCCAAGGCTGGCCGGGTCCCTTCGGGTGCTATGAAGATGCCCACCATGGTGCCCCTGAGCCTCTTGAGCGTGCCCCAGCTGAGCGGGGccagcgggggagggggagaagccgGGGCTGGCGGAGGCACAGCCGCCGTGGCGCCCGGTGGCGTTGTGACCACGACTGCCTCTGGAAAGCGCATCCGGAAGAATCACGCCTGCGAGATGTGCGGCAAGGCCTTCCGCGACGTCTACCACCTGAACCGACATAAGCTGTCGCACTCGGACGAGAAGCCCTACCAGTGCCCTGTGTGCCAGCAGCGCTTCAAGCGCAAGGACCGCATGAGTTACCACGTGCGCTCACATGACGGCGCTGTGCACAAGCCCTACAACTGCTCCCACTGTGGCAAGAGCTTCTCCCG GCCGGATCACCTCAACAGTCACGTCAGACAAGTGCACTCAACAGAGCGGCCCTTCAAATGTGAG AAATGTGAGGCAGCTTTTGCAACGAAGGATCGACTCCGGGCGCACACAGTACGACACGAGGAGAAGGTGCCATGTCATGTGTGTGGCAAGATGCTGAGCTCGGCTTATATTTCGGACCACATGAAGGTGCACAGCCAAGGCCCTCACCATGTCTGTGAGCTCTGCAACAAAG GTACTGGTGAGGTTTGTCCaatggcggcggcggcggcggcggcagcagcagcagcagcagcagcagtggcagcccCTCCTACAGCTGTGGGCTCCCTCTCTGGGGCAGAGGGGGTACCAGTGAGCTCTCAGCCACTTCCCTCCCagccctggtga
- the Pagr1 gene encoding PAXIP1-associated glutamate-rich protein 1: MSLGHGTIAGSTAAPLSEEGEVTSGLQALAVEDTGGPSVSASKAEEEGQGGQEEAGREGSRAEEALEAPSAADDERAEGESEDWCVPCSDEEVELPANGQSWMPPPSEIQRLYELLAAQGTLELQAEILPRRPPTPEAQSEEERSDEEPEAKEEEEEKPHMPTEFDFDDEPMTPKDSLIDRRRTPGSAARSQKREARLDKVLSDMKRHKKLEEQILRTGRDLFSLDSEGPSPASPPLRSSGSSLFPRQRKY; this comes from the exons ATGTCCTTGGGCCATGGAACCATTGCAGGCAGCACAGCGGCGCCTCTGTCTGAAGAAGGGGAAGTGACTTCCGGCCTCCAGGCTCTGGCGGTGGAGGACACCGGAGGTCCCTCCGTCTCGGCTAGTAAGGCCGAGGAAGAGGGGCAAGGAGGTCAGGAGGAGGCCGGGCGTGAGGGATCCAGGGCTGAGGAGGCACTAGAAGCTCCCAGCGCTGCGGATGACGAGCGCGCCGAGGGAGAATCTGAAGACTGGTGCGTGCCCTGCAGCGATGAGGAGGTGGAGCTGCCGGCCAATGGGCAGTCCTGGATGCCCCCGCCCTCCGAAATCCAGCGACTCTATGAACTGCTGGCAGCCCAAGGTACTCTGGAGCTTCAAGCGGAGATCCTGCCCCGCCGGCCCCCTACTCCTGAAGCCCAGAGTGAAGAGGAGAGATCAGATGAGGAGCCGGAGgccaaagaggaggaggaggaaaa GCCGCACATGCCTACAGAATTTGACTTTGACGATGAGCCCATGACACCGAAGGACTCCCTGATTGACAGGAGACGTACTCCAG GGAGCGCAGCCCGGAGCCAGAAACGCGAGGCCCGCCTGGATAAGGTCCTCTCGGACATGAAGCGGCATAAGAAACTAGAGGAACAGATCCTTCGGACTGGGAGAGACCTCTTCAGCCTAGACTCAGAGGGTCCCAGCCCTGCCAGCCCTCCACTCCGATCCTCGGGGAGCAGTCTCTTCCCCAGGCAGCGGAAGTACTGA